The DNA region gtaatttcgCTTTTCATTTTTaccggtagctaccatataagtgaaaacatcatcgatggtaatctcatttcaattccatttagctcatccacactagtatactggaccaagaacttcaagtctcgggagtaatccgaATTAATcttatgagatggaaatgatttgagacagcgatcgaATTTAGATTTATTGTTGTGTCGTGTCTTCCTCTTCCAAGGAAGTGAATCCTACAAACCGAATTATCTATCATGCCccaggccaagacagattgattggttATCCGCCGGTGTACGAAACCGTCCAACAGGGGTGTCCAAATCGTCTAACAAAGGTGGCACACCCTACAGGAATTTTAACTCGACGTCCATTAAATATGTCTATCCTTGCAAGCATGTTTGCAActagtatatgatctcgtcactttagctagattagaggaatgcgtctggagcaacattctaaaagctagaattcatcgcaTTTATCATACATGTGCGGTACGGGGATCAAGATGAGGCATAGTGGGTAATGTCCACGCAAATTTGCGTCGTTCTACACACTGGCAGGTCCATGTAGGCACCCAGGGGGTCCCAGGACCCTCAGAAGTCCGAAGAAACACTTGTGATCGACCTTCCGAACCCTCCAACAATTTGGGCAGGTGCAGTGGAGAGGCTTGTTGCCTCCATGGATGTGCAGGTAGTAGTGCTTatgacaaagaagaagaagaggtttttaatttttgttttaaaagaccTAGCCAAAATGACAATGTTTTTTAGCTTGgtcattataaaaaatttaaaaactaaaatatctcTATTTTCTCTACAAATCCCGAGAACCCTGGTCTTTTACAATATCCCCAAATTATATTTAAGAACTCTCAGCCCCAATCGTCGCAACCTTCCAACCTTAAACCCAAGTTACCCTATTCCCCACCACCATTTTCCGTTCCACTGCCTTTAGCTGCCTAATTTAATATCTTCCAAATTCATAGAAGTTTTTTAATCCTAGACTCTAGTCCCAACTCCCAATTATAAGATATATGTTACATTTGCAAATTTTATCTTTGTAGAGTCACTAATTGCATTATGTTGCTAAGGAGAATTTGTTGGTTTTATTTCCCTTGAGATTAATCTTGATTTATTCAATGAACCAAATTCAATAGAAAATAATGATTTGGAACCAAATtagtctaatatatatatatatatatatatatatttttttttttttttttttttttgagctttTATGTTTGGACCTCCCGATCTTGAAAACTTGTATCTGCCATTGGTTCTACAGGAATATTAACGTTCTTATCTCACCCTTAAATGGTGATGCAGTACCATTCATAAAACaaggagcgtgccaatgctcttaatcaggttggatagacctaaagtcgttgttagagatgtgatttaggtgtaaagttagtgtgcgagtacgcattcatccagacaactaactttcccacattcctacctaatcatgtgtttaattgaatcggtcacatgtatacaagaaacatgattcaattaacttgtATTTGAGGACAATATatataagattatccataagtaaaacaaacaccaaacttgaatccaagaacatagaaaaatgttcacaaagtaaatggtttactaaggggatttggccaacaaggccatccatgtcaaaattcggTTCTTCCAATGATGTTTGGTGGAgtaaaattagtctcacatattgactattagaatggtactcctcaacaacattggtagaggcacgaacaggtgcatgaccaatgatctattccatcgagacggaagtagattctgcagggttaaggtttgggaatattatcctttattcttgaagttttaggtcttaggcaGGCTttgggcatgatgccacaccttggcaagccctgattctaccatatgtttgtggtagtaatcagatccaagaatttggtaaacttctgctTTCTACACTACTGTTTCAAAAGTgagttagaaacaaggaaggatgagaaaagtattctctagtcaaaatttgatcagatttataaacttcaaaatTGTACTCATCCATGGGGGTAATATGGTGTGCTTTAGGCAATGTCTTTCGTGATTAAACGGTCCATAGGAGctagccaaagagccatggaatccttgtTCAGGAGGTACTTCCATTTATAATGCTttgggcataagtcttcgaatgaagatcatggcggaggcttattcaaCTCTTCCATGCCATGGTTGGCTTCAAttgtttctcagcttcttgatagatTCATGTCTTATACCCCACATAAAGtgttttttattagaaaaagtcgaacttgtgacggttcgacaatccactgaattgaAGGGAACAAAATTGTGATTagtgctatgggaatgaatcatccataagcatcaaatttagaacattcgagttctaagacatagttttcatgaaaaacgttgggttttcatgggtgtattgttttatgaaaacttcgggtttcaaaggcactaaatttgaaactacaggttcaatttagtttatgaacgtttagttcaaaaaaaagaggttcctgcaagaacatagaatgcaatatacaactaagtgtagtggatttgagtttcttcaggaactcaagtgtgagtgcttcgaGACTACAAAAGtgagtcaacggttcaaagaagagaaataaattattgaatcgttaatgtccaaaagtgatctttaggtcaataattttggattcattatcagattaatggactacaggtcacttttaataaattcaataaatcgggacCAAAcggggtcgattgtagaagcaaaaataataataacattcgggttaaaattattttaaaatgctaAATAATAGCATAGGGTCGAAAAATAtagctggaaaaaaaaaatttggttgcTATTGGGCTTAGGAAAGGCTGCTGTGCAGCCTAACTTATAAAGCAAGCTTCATGTTGTGCAGCCTAACTTATAAAGCGATGTGCTGGCTTCTGGGGACAAGCCTAGCTTTGGGCCGCGACCTAATTGAGCCCAATCAATGACTGGTTGATAGGCTGAAGGCGTTGGACAAGCCCAACTCGTGTTGGCTTGGTCTTGGCGCAGGTTGGAGTAAGGGAAAGCCCAACAAACAAAAGGCTGGTTATGATGCTATATAGGGCTGCAGGCCCAGCAACATTCAAAAACCCTAGGCCTGACTCAGCCGAAGtatttccccaaaaaaaaaaattcttttttttttcgacaatctttagggtttgaaaaaccctaattgcttctagtttctttcgattctttgactcacaaattccacatagcaatttAATTGCGTAatacatgaaacaaatatatatatatatatatatattgacaaaatatatgaacatattcaatatgtatatatatatatatataggaagaaaaatataaacgtaggggggttcatgcatcatggggaatgttttcatgcttcaaggtcatttcaaatatcttactttattttaagcatacttgattggaaaaaaacaataaaagtctttgaatttgtagaagatccatCTCGAAAAGCCAGAATTtcatctccaatgcgttgtatcacattcaacacagaaaaattaaattgaatcaatagcatgtagatcaattcaataaaattataaattaatcataaaaagaataattaaaatgTAATATTCCCCTGATTGAAGATCAAAATCTCTTTAGTGCAGCGTCAAGAGCatgctgataatgtgttgtaggcataatttaatgaacaattatggaggccatatagagagagaatgtgcggcatagagagaagaagagagagatgtgtaattgtgggtgtatTTGTATCAccctattgtgcctttatttatagtagtaggataggtaaaaacttttccctttaggattacaacatttaataagtaatcaactcctaatagaaatataagatacattctcatatctactaagatttacacaatcacattcctaatctaataggactgcaacatctAAGTGctaatgtggcacataaatgggcccCACAAGATTTAcaggtttttatcataaatggtccctgaaattgacccacaccatcaTGATGGtctctaaaattgaaaatcgattaaTGTAGTCTTtgtaaataggtgtcgcaaatcaatataATTCTTCCACCACAATTCTGTAAGATTTTttattatgtgctgatgtgggtttaataattaGTTTAAAAAGTTGTCTAAATACATTTTGCACAgtagaaatttttttcttatagtaggACCTACTCCGAAGAGAGATCCCTTCCGTATATTCTCAAAGGCACAAGGCTTGACCAGGGCCCAAGAGGGGGtttggaaatagttttcaaccaacaatagaCACACCTCggttataacctcattatctcaaggcaTACATCATCATTCTTTGAGTCACCAGACCACCAGGGAAACGCTgaacaagctctccaagattaaggttgtgaggatATCGATCGCTTAAATGTCAACGGTAATGTTATAGAAGTCGTTGCCAATCAGTCAAGCCGTCACCAAAGGTGATCTCGATCTAGGTTCAATTTGGTGAAAGGTGTCGAAGTGTGTAAATATGGGtgtattgagattttttttaaagaatagaCATCAAATGAGGTAGAGGAATGTGGACTGGGTTTTTGGGTTCCCAactttttattaactattaaattattaaacttatttgtaattttttaatttaattagacttgtgtgatccatttatgtgtcacatctgCACATAACAAAATTGTGGCGgaatgactacattgatttgggGCACTTACTTGCAGGACTACAttaatcgattttcaatttcgtgGACTATTTTGATGTCGcacgtcaatttcagggatcatTTTAATGTCGCAGGTCAATTCAAAGATCATTTGTGAGAAAAAATGAACTTATGagacccatttatgtgccacattagcacttaacagaatttttaacataattgtgatgaaaggaccacattgatttgcaacacctatttttagggactacattgattgattttcaatttcagagaccatcttgatggtgagggtcaatttcaatgaccatttgtGAAACCCTATTAATAATATATGAacaatatttatgttaattataaaTAGGTCAATCGTGTATTGTGATacttaaatgcatttaaaataaacaaaaattacaaaatctgATACTACAGCTAGCACCCACTTCAACTAACACTCCATTTCCCAtagttttatattttagaaTAAGTCAATAAATAAGTCAATACAGATCAAACATTGCAACTTGCAGTGTCTATTTCCTGATTCTGTTTTCTAATTTGGATTTAGACACTGCATTGCAGTCTATTTACTGGTATTGTTTTTTCCATCACTCACATGCCTCCTACATGTTTCTTTTTACACTTTGGATTTAGACACGGCAATGCAGTGTCCGTTTCCtggttatatatatatcccTCATCTGTGAGACTGAATTGTCATACAAAATTTCATATTCATTAGACTGATTGTCTTTAATTTAAAAGTCGATGGATTATATAATTTTGGTGGATCATAAAAGCTTAGAATGAGGTAGTATTAGGCTTAAACAGGTGGTGGGTCAACTTAATGAATTAGTTTAGTTCAATTTGGTTGTTGCCATTACTATTAGGTTTCCAAAATTTTCTGTCTTTCATGATACAAAGTGTTCAACCAAAAAATACAGAACTAAATACATAAGAAGCCGAGCAAATGACAATTTTGGCACCCCTTAATGCTCCTAATACTGATGGTATTAGACCCAGGTATGCTCCTATTCTGTCAATTCAACATAAAATCGGCTTTATCTAAATTAACTAAACAAGTTAACATTGAGaaaattatttatcttttttgtGCATTTACCTCGTGTATGTTGTTAAAGAATCATGTCTGATCTGTTCAACCGATTTAACAGAACGTGCTTTAATATATAAACTAATAAAAGAAGCTGGCTTTGCCACCTTGTAATAGGCAATAAGAAAACGAAAACTATTCAAGGAAATTAACTTAAAGAAACATCtttgtttataaaatttaatttgtatcTTGTGTTTCAGATTCGAGTACTAGTGTGTGCATTGAAGACTGTTACATAGAGAGTGGCGACGATCTTGTAGCAGTGAAAAGTGGCTGGGATCATTATGGAATCAAAATGGCTCCTCCGACTTCGAACATCATAGTTAGAAGAGTTCATGGCACCACTCCAACTTGCTCTGGAGTGGGAATAGGTAATGAAATGTCTGGTGGGATTTCAAATACTACCATTGACGATTTGCATGTTTGGGATTCTGTAGCTGAGGTTTTTTTGTTCTCTTCTCtcgatataaaataaattagatttTCCGTAtctctaaattattgagtttgaagtgctTTTCTAAGTATAAATTTATCGAAGTCTTGAgtatgaaaacaaataatttccTTATATGAAGGAAGAGCATATTTTTTGGCATCGCCCAGGCCTCAAAAACCTTATTATCAGCCCTGCTGGGGTGTGGATTGGGGTTAAATAGCAAATGTTAGTATTAGTAACTTAATAATGGAAAGGGTGAAGATAATCATAAGGTTTTTGTGAACTGAACTTGTATAGAATTGATACAAGGGTAATGTAACAATGTTTTTGTGAACTTCATATTCATTTCATTTATGATTGATTTATGTTAAAGAATTTACAAGATATCTGAGtgagtgaagtttttgtatatCCAGTTCTTCTATCTTTCAAGATGCCAAGAGTTCAAACAAAACTACAGAACTATATACATAAGAAGCCGATCAAATGACTGATTAACTGCAAGACACGAAGATGAACGATTGTCGAAGCTTTTCAATAAACAAGAAATTAAGCTACATACATACAATACTGCATATTTGCTGCATACATTACATGGTTTAAAGTTGAGAGAAATTAATGGATTTGGATGGTTGGTTGTCCCTTCTGTTTGGATGATCACCATTTCCAGAAAACGTTGGAACCACACTTGTACTTGTCCTTGCCTTCGCACTCCAAACTAAGATCGTCAGAGAGAAATGGTACTTTCTGCATCCATTCATCCATTAACCAAATTTAATTAagcaaataaattaaatataatcaaaaaataaatttaagtaagcaaataaattaaatataaattcaaTTCAAATGTTAAAATAAAACTAATTGCAATTAAAACCATGATTAAGTGGATTAATGGAGCTTGCAGGTACCTTTTGCTTGGCAAGATCTTGGCAGCCAGTGAAGTTCTCAGGGAACTTGCATGATCCAAATTGAACAGTGAATGCTCTTGCAAAGTTTGCACCGCTTGTTGCCAGCCTCTTCTTGTCATTCAGTTCCTATATATATGAGATACAGCAATGTAATTAGTATACATAATCAAATACATTATACGGCTCCAtgacactatttttttttgcacaatTAATTGACACATTTTCGTGGGACTCACTCTATAATGTATTTTAACAATCTCAACCGTCTTTCTTTTAGAACATCATTCAATATAGACATACACATGTATCTAGGTATGTATGTTGTGCACAGAGGATGCAGCTAGCTATAGCTACCTTGTTGGCTTTGCTTTTTTCGAGGTAATCATCAATGACACCGGCATTGGCAGTGGAGTTGGAAGAAAAAGCGGTGAAAGCAATGGCCGCCAGGGAGAGCAGCACAGCCCTTCTTCCATCAGCTCCTTGATTATTTTGTGTGCTAGGCTGTTGGGCCCTGAGTGCTACAACTTTGGTCTGAGCAGCCAATACAACTGAAGGCATGCAAGTCGTGTTTGCATTGACAAGTTCAGACATTCTGGTGCCAGAGACGGCATAGTTGCATGCCAGCACACTAGAGTTCATCGCTGCCATTTATTCCTCCCGTAGTTTCCTCTATATTTTTTTAGGAGAAGAATGTATCGGGATATATGGAGAGAAGTAAGTAGGCTAGCTAGGGTTGTATCACCAACAATTTTGGggttatatgtatatttgtaaTGTATGTGGATAAGGAGTGATTGTGGTGGGAGCGTGGTGGATAAGGTGAGATTGCCTTGCTCGTATCCTATTGGCAAGCTTTGCGCTTTCATGCTTCTGCTACCAATTTGGGACATAATTGGACTTGGTTTGTGTGGTGCCCTTGTGTTTTGGACCCAT from Malus domestica chromosome 01, GDT2T_hap1 includes:
- the LOC103432238 gene encoding photosystem I reaction center subunit N, chloroplastic-like; protein product: MAAMNSSVLACNYAVSGTRMSELVNANTTCMPSVVLAAQTKVVALRAQQPSTQNNQGADGRRAVLLSLAAIAFTAFSSNSTANAGVIDDYLEKSKANKELNDKKRLATSGANFARAFTVQFGSCKFPENFTGCQDLAKQKKVPFLSDDLSLECEGKDKYKCGSNVFWKW